The following are from one region of the Patescibacteria group bacterium genome:
- a CDS encoding NifB/NifX family molybdenum-iron cluster-binding protein: protein MKIAIATNEKNENAEISERGARAPYYLIFNEKSELAETLSNPFAVGGGGAGFSVAKMLSDKGADIFVAVHIGGNMISALEERGVKYYEKSGKAKEAAIEIAKA from the coding sequence ATGAAAATCGCAATCGCGACAAACGAAAAAAACGAAAACGCTGAAATAAGCGAACGCGGAGCAAGGGCTCCTTATTATTTGATTTTTAATGAAAAATCAGAATTAGCGGAAACTCTTTCAAATCCTTTTGCTGTTGGCGGAGGAGGAGCTGGATTTTCTGTGGCAAAAATGTTGTCTGACAAAGGAGCTGATATTTTTGTGGCTGTTCATATAGGAGGAAATATGATTAGCGCATTAGAAGAAAGAGGCGTCAAATATTATGAAAAATCAGGAAAAGCAAAAGAAGCGGCGATAGAAATCGCCAAAGCTTAG